In the Streptomyces coeruleoprunus genome, CGACGGACCGCCGCGCGTCCGCGACGCCGATGCGGTACGTGTGGTGCACGGTGCCGCAGTGCTCGGCGACGGCCCGCGCGTACGCCGACTCGTCGAACGCGTCGTGCTCGAACCCGACCGAGAACGTGTGGATCGGGCGGCCCAGTTGCCGCGCCGCGACGGCGACCACGAGGCTGGAGTCGAGTCCGCCGCTGAGCATGGCGCCCAGCGGCACCTCGGCCTCCAGCCGGTCGGCGACGGCCCGCTGGAGGAGCGCGTCGACGGTGTCGACGGCGCGGCGCGGGTCCGCGGCCTCCGCCGGGTCGGCGGTGAAGTCGAACTGCCAGTAGCGGCGTCGCTTCTCGGGCTGCCCGGCCTCGAAGGTGAGGACGGTGCCGGGCTCGGCCTTGCGCACGTCCCGGTAGATGGTGTGCGGGGCGGGCACGACGCGGTAGGAGAGGTACTGGTCGACGGCGAGCGGGTCGACGGCGCGGTCGATGCCGGGGTGGCGCATCAGCGCGTTCAGCTCGGACGCGAAGGCCACGGTGCCGTCGGCGAGCCGGCTGTAGAAGAGGGGCTTCTTGCCCACGCGGTCCGTGACGAGCAGCAGCCGGCCGGTGCGGGTGTCGTGGACGGCGATCGAGTACATGCCGTGGAGCCGGTCGACGAAGTCCTCGCCCAGCTCGTCGTAGAGGACGGGCAGGATGTGGGCGTCGCTGCCGCCGCGCACGGGCCGCCCGCGGTCCGCGAGGTAGCGGCGCAGGGAGCGGTGGTTGTAGATCTCGCCGTTGAAGACGACGACGATGCCGCGGTCCTCGCTGTAGGCGGGCTGGGAGCCGTCGGCCAGCCCGATGACCTTGAGCCGGCACATGCCGAGCGCGGCGCGCGCGTCGTGGTGGTAGCCCTCCTCGTCGGGGCCGCGGTGCGCCATGGCGGCGCAGGCGGTGGCCGGGAAGCCGGTGAGGGGTCCGGTGGTGCCGAAGGTGACGGTTCCGGCGATGCCGCACACGGCTCAGCCCTCCTTCACGTCGAAGCGGCGCTTCGCGTGGTCGGAGCGGATGGCGTCGGCGGGGACGGCGACGACGTCGATGTCGCCGACGAGGCCGGAGTCGATCATCTGGGCGACGTCGGGGGACGCCGCGCGCAGCAGCCGGCGTACGGCGGTCAGCTCCTCGTCCGTGACGTGCTCGCGGACGACGCGGATGCGCAGTCCGTCGTCGTTGGCGACCTCGAAGGGCGCGCCGGGGAACACCTCGGCCATGGCGGAGCAGACGTCGTGGTTGCTGATCCGTTCGCCGTGCTTGAAGTCGCCGCCGAGGCGGCCCTCGATGCGCTCGAAGGCGTAGACCGTGCGGCCGTCGACGGTGAGGGTGCGCAGTCCGCTGATCATGTCGCCGGTCACGTAGCGCAGGGCGGGGAAGTAGGCGCGGGTGAAGGAGGTCAGCAGCAGGGCGCCGCTGCCGCCGCCCGCCGTGCCGCCGGGCTCGTCCGCGTACAGCTCCTGCGGGGGGACGACCTCGGGGAGGATGTGGTCGTGGAAGTGGTACAGGCCGGTGCGTGCGTTGTGGTGGGCGATGGCGCCGATCTCGATGCTGCCGAAGAGGTCGAGGACGTCGCCGTAGCCGATCCCGAAGTGGCCGGCCACGCGGCGGCGCCAATTCTCGGGGGCGAGGTCCCCGACGACCATGATGCGGCGGGGCGCTATCCGCAGGCCGGGTGAGCGCATCAGCCGGTCGAGGATCATCGGCATCGTGAACAGCACGTCGGGCTGCCAGGCGTTGAGCCGTTCGACGTGCTGCTCGACGGGCAGCTGGAAGTCGATGTCGCGGGCGAGGAAGCCCATCTCCTCGAAGATCCGGCGGGCGGACGCGGCCGCGTGGCCGGTGCCGAGGTCGGCGACGGCGGTCGAGCCGGCGGCGAGGTCGCCCGCGAAGTCCTGGAACAGCGCCTTGCGCTGGGCGACGTAGGCGTCGTCGTCGGCGGGGCTGTAGAGGATGCGCTTGCGCCGGCCGGTGGAGGTGCCGGAGGTGTGGTACGCGGAGGCGTCGGGGAGGTGGGGGTGTTCGGCGGTGTAGTAGTGCTCGGTGAGCAGGCCCGGGTCGACGACGGGCAGGTCGCGGAGGCGGCCCGAGCCGCGTACGCCGCGGGCGTCGAGCAGCCGCCCGTACCAGGTGAAGCGCTCGGCGTACCGGGCGGCGAGGGCGGCGATGTCGGCCGCGTGCTCGGCACCCCACGCGGGGTGCCCGGACAGGGGGGCGCCGGAGGGCGCGGAGACTGCGGAGGCTGTGGTCACGGAGGTTCTCCTCATCGGGGCCGGTGGCCCGGCTGTGCTGCGGGTCCTGGGGCGGGGTGAAGCGGCGTGGCTAGGCCCAGCGCTCCGTCTCGCCGAAGAAGTCCGGGACGGTGACGGTCAGTCCGCGTGCGGCGGCGGCACGGTAGACCCGCAGGCCGACGGCGAGGTCGAGGATGCCGAGGCCGAACGGGGAGAACACGCGCGGCCGGTCCCGGTCGGGCTTGACGTCACCGCGCAGTACCTGCGCGAGGGTGCCGTCGAGGAAGTCGCGGTGGCCGTAGGCCTGTTCCGCCAGGTGCGGGGAGGTGTTGGCCGTCATGCAGTGGTCGATGTCGTCGAGAATGTTCTGCGACTCGGCGATGATCTCGGGGGCCAGGTCGCGCAGGGACACGTTCAGGACGGTCTGCCCGGCGGTGAACGTCCCGGCCCGGGTGACCCACGGCTCCCCGGCCGTGGTGGCGAAGACGACGACGTCGGCGCCGTCGACGGCCCGTTCGAAGTCGTCCTCGCGCTCGGCCCGGTGGCCCAGCGCGGTGACGTGGCGCTGCAGGGCGTCCGCGTACGCCGGGACGCGGTCGTGGACGACGTACCGCTCGGCGGTCCAGCCCTGCGCGTCGAAGAACTCCACGATGTTGCGGGCGATGACGCCGGCGCCGACGACGGTGATCTGCCGGGCGCTGCGCCCGCCGTGCAGCTCCTCGGCGCCGAGCACCGCGGAGGCGGCGGTGCGGGCCGCGCTGATCTGGGAGGCCTCCAGGCAGGCGAAGGGGTAGCCCGTCTCGTAGTCGTTGAGGAGCAGCGCGGCGGAGGCGCGGGGGATGTTGCGGTGGATGTTCTGGGGGAAGCTGGCGATCCACTTGATGCCGGCGACATCGTGGTCGCCGCCCACGTAGGCGGGCAGGGCGATGATCCGCGCGTCGGGCTTGTCGGGGAAGCGCAGGAAGTAGCTGTTGGGGTTGACGGAGTCACCGTCGTGGTGGGTGAGGTAGGCGGTGCGGACGGTGTCGACGATGTCGGTACGGGAGTCGGCGATCAGGGACCGGATGGCGGCCCCGCCGACGACCTGGAAGTCGAAGGGGCGCTGCTGCGAAGTCATGTGGTTCTCCGTCGGGCTGGGGCGGGTCGGGGGGCACGGGGTTTCAGCCGGGCACGCGGCGCGACCGCCGGGGCACGGGCCGGGGGACCCGGACCACACACGGATCGGCGGTCGCACCGGACACGAGCCGCGACTCGGGCCGGGCAGCAGCCCGGTTCAGGGGTCCGGGCGGGGTCGGGCGGTACGGGCCGGGACAAGCCGACGCGGGGCCGGCCCTTGGGGCCGGGGATCGTGGGTCGGAGGGGTCGGGGTCGGGCGTCGGGAAGGCCGGGGGCTCGGTCGGGCCGGAGGCCGGAGGCTGGGGCGGTCGGGGATGGGTCCGGGGTGGCGGTCAGGTCGGAGGCCGGCGGGGGGTCGTGGGCCGGAGGCCGGTGGCCCGAGGCCGGGGCGGGGTCGGGGGCGGGGGCGGGTGTCGGGGGTGGCCGGAGGTCGGAGGCTCGGGCGGGGCGAGCCCGGCACGGGGCCGGAGGCTCGGGCGGGCACGGCCCGGGGCTGGGGCCGGGTACGGCTCGGCGGGCCGGCCGGGTACGGGGCCGGGTCAGGCGGGCACGGGGTGGCCCTCGTCCCGGATGTGGGCGAGCGTCTCGGGGCCGTAGGTCCGGGCGACCCACGCGTCGTCGTAGACGGTGTGGATGTAGCGGTCCGCCGTGTCGGGCGAGAGGGCCACGACGCGGGCGCCGGGCGGGATGAGCGGGGCGTGA is a window encoding:
- the sbnB gene encoding 2,3-diaminopropionate biosynthesis protein SbnB, encoding MTSQQRPFDFQVVGGAAIRSLIADSRTDIVDTVRTAYLTHHDGDSVNPNSYFLRFPDKPDARIIALPAYVGGDHDVAGIKWIASFPQNIHRNIPRASAALLLNDYETGYPFACLEASQISAARTAASAVLGAEELHGGRSARQITVVGAGVIARNIVEFFDAQGWTAERYVVHDRVPAYADALQRHVTALGHRAEREDDFERAVDGADVVVFATTAGEPWVTRAGTFTAGQTVLNVSLRDLAPEIIAESQNILDDIDHCMTANTSPHLAEQAYGHRDFLDGTLAQVLRGDVKPDRDRPRVFSPFGLGILDLAVGLRVYRAAAARGLTVTVPDFFGETERWA
- the asnB gene encoding asparagine synthase (glutamine-hydrolyzing), which translates into the protein MCGIAGTVTFGTTGPLTGFPATACAAMAHRGPDEEGYHHDARAALGMCRLKVIGLADGSQPAYSEDRGIVVVFNGEIYNHRSLRRYLADRGRPVRGGSDAHILPVLYDELGEDFVDRLHGMYSIAVHDTRTGRLLLVTDRVGKKPLFYSRLADGTVAFASELNALMRHPGIDRAVDPLAVDQYLSYRVVPAPHTIYRDVRKAEPGTVLTFEAGQPEKRRRYWQFDFTADPAEAADPRRAVDTVDALLQRAVADRLEAEVPLGAMLSGGLDSSLVVAVAARQLGRPIHTFSVGFEHDAFDESAYARAVAEHCGTVHHTYRIGVADARRSVDRILTHMGEPYAFPSAIAADCMYRLARDHVTVVLTGDGSDEIFAGYRRYRLFQDLPHIDPAYAAKVDAQALAAGDGGIADRYQAILVDGVRGGVKDRLYSPAFKALLPDHPVNHLRDRFARTGAHRPELDRVMQVDCGFWLPDAQLVKIDRMAMAHSVEPRSPLLDHRLIDYVTRIPAAAKLVDGNEKVLLKQVAARYVPDSVIHRPKQELAVPLESWLGSALRPAIQETLLSEASLERGYFAPDALRAFVTAFRPEHTYALWTLYMLERWHRLHTDAEAFPEPAASLQPAATR